Genomic DNA from Desulfonema ishimotonii:
TGGTCAGGCCGCCCGGCGGACGGGCGTTGACCTCCAGTCCCACGAGCCGGTCGTCGGGCGTTCGGAAAAACTCGATATGAAAAAATTTCTCCCGGATGTCAAAGGCCCGGACCGTGTTGAATCCGGCCTCTTCCAGGTCCGCCGGTATTTTCCTGAGCGAATAGTAAAACAGGTCGAGATCCTCATTCACCGTTTCCATAATGCCCTGACTGAACACATGGGCGGTGTAAAAGACCACGTTGCCGTCCCGGTCGGTCAGGCCGTCAAAGGAACAGAGCTGCCCCCGGATAAATTCCTCCATAAAATACCGGATCGGCGGGACGTCCGCAAGCAGGGCTTCCAGGCCCGCATCATCGTCAATCCGCAGCGCACCTGCGGCCCCGAATCCCCGGTTCGGCTTGAACACCAGGGGATACCCGGTTTCAAGAACCAGACTTCCGGCGCTCTCCTCGTTTTTAAACAGCCGCCCCCTTGCCACCTGTACTCCGGCATTCCGGAACAGCTTTTTCATCTCGGATTTTTGGGTAATTCTGGCGAGCTGATGGAGCTTTATGCCGGCGACATTGAAATCCGTGCGGAGCCGGGCCTCGGCTTCCAGCCAGTATTCGCTGTGGGATTCGATCCGGTCAATCCTTCCGAAGGCATGGGTAAAATAGCCGCAGGCCCGGAGCAACTGGTCGTAATCATTCATATCATCCACCCGGTAATATTCCGTCAGCGCCTCTCTCAGATCGGGGGCCAACCGGTCATAGGGGGCATCTGCGATCCCCAGTACATTGGCCCCCATCTCCCGGAGCCGGACGCTGAACAGGTAATAGTTCGGGGGAATCTGGGGAGAAAGATAAATTATATTCATAGGCTATGTTCCTTATGATGTTTGGGTCGCTGCGGGAATGGCTGTCCGGTTTTCATTTTTATGCTCTGTGGCCATGTCCCGATAATCGACGGAATCCTGAGGGCGGTCCGATGATAAAGCACGATCCGCATCACCGGCCAAACCACTTTCGCCGGAGTTTGTAATAATATGAATCCTGCCCGCCCTCCATCGCCCGGAGCAGGGCCAGGTTGAACGGTTTTCGCAGGGGACTGTTTTCGGGGAAAAAAATGCCGTAGTAAACCGGAGCAAACCCCTGATCCAGGATGACAAATTTCCCCCGCTCCTCATTTCGGATCAGATACTGAAGCATGGGCCGGTCGTGAATCACAGCCTGCACCTGGCCGGATTTCAGCATTTCAAGGGCCTGATTCAGATCTTTTACGGGCTTCTGGTGTTTCCATCCCAGTCCCATGCGTTTCAGCACCGTCACCGTATTGGTTTTCTCAACCACGGCGACCGTGTGTTTATACAGATCTTCCGGCCCGGCAATGGCATATCGGAGCTGCTGCACCGTCAGCGTAGAGGTCAGATAGGCAACGGAAATGGCAAACAGGGCGATTCCCAGCACCATCACCAGAACCGCCAGCAGCCGACCGACCGCACTTTTGGGATACAGATCCTTATATCCCACGGTCGTTACGGTCACCACCACCCATAACATGCCCTGAATCACGCCGCGGATGTAATTTTTTGAAAAATTGTCCTCCCGCTCGGCAAACCAGATCAGGTTGCCGGTGAGAAAGACAAAGCAGAAGATGCTGAACAGGAAAAGGCAGAAGTCCTTTGAGGTGAAAAAGTCCATCATAATACTCATGCGGCTTTCCTGCACGGCCACAAGTATTGCCAGATCGGCCTTGTAAAAGGGGACCGAGGTTTCCAGCCATTGTTCCCGGTCCGCAGTGATGGTGGTGGCGGCGATGCCCAGGTCCGCCTTTCCTTCCCGCAGGCTCGCCAGATGGGATGGGATGTCCGGGTCTGTGTGAAACCGGACGCGCCGGGGGGGGTCCAGATGCCCGGCCAGCCCGGCAATCAGATCGACGGAGAACCCTTCAATGCGCCCCTGAGCATCAATCTCCACAAAGGGGGGCGCGGGTTTCACGCCGACAACAAGCACCCCGGATTCATCTGCAAATGCACACGTTGAACACAGTAACAACAGAATGGCAACAGTAATTTGCTTCATAACGTTCTCCCTGCTCCGCGCCGATACCCGGAATCCGTAAAAAATAAGCATCAATACCCGTTTGTATTCTCCTCTGCCCCACCTCCTGTTGGCAGTGGGTTATGCTGCCTACCGTCATAAAACTTAAATCTTTCCCCAAAACCGGACAGATAATTGTGTTACTTTGACAAATAAGGGTTCGGAAGAATCTTAAACCGTAAGAACCCGTAATTAAATTGCTTTATTTATATTTCCTGTATATATCCGGTTAATAATGCCCGAAAATACGGAAATATAAAGGAGAACGGTTATGAGGTTTCATTTTTTCAGAGACAGTATTCTGAGTAAAATCTGTGTGAAATTAAGATTACAGTTTCTGTTTCTGTGGTATCTGATATCCCTTATGACTGAGACCCGTAAACATTCCCTCACCTTTGCATCCGGCCTTTCCGGTATCGGCATTCCGTCTTTCAGCAGATTTCTGTGCGGCAATGATAAAATCATTGTTCACACCATGAATGACCTCTCGAAAAAACAGGCCCGGACATATTCCCGTGTTATAAATGAAACAGAACGTCTGCCGCGGAAAATATTTATAATGATTGATGAAACTCTTCAGAAACGCAGCAGTCTGAAATCCGAAAATGTGCAGAGATTCAACCACGGGCACGGTTTTGTCATCGGGCATCAGTGGACAAATATCATACTGTTTTTCAGCGAAAAAATTATTCCGCTGCCTCCGATTCCTTTTTACACAAAGAAATACTGCCGTAGTAAAAAAATGAAATACAGAACCTCGCATGAAAGACTCACTGAGTATCTTAACAATCTGA
This window encodes:
- a CDS encoding ATP-grasp domain-containing protein, with product MNIIYLSPQIPPNYYLFSVRLREMGANVLGIADAPYDRLAPDLREALTEYYRVDDMNDYDQLLRACGYFTHAFGRIDRIESHSEYWLEAEARLRTDFNVAGIKLHQLARITQKSEMKKLFRNAGVQVARGRLFKNEESAGSLVLETGYPLVFKPNRGFGAAGALRIDDDAGLEALLADVPPIRYFMEEFIRGQLCSFDGLTDRDGNVVFYTAHVFSQGIMETVNEDLDLFYYSLRKIPADLEEAGFNTVRAFDIREKFFHIEFFRTPDDRLVGLEVNARPPGGLTTDMFNYANNIDVYRGWAGILVNNRFGETYTRPYHCGYIGRKLNKSYLHSHRDIMRKYGYLIVQHGPVESPFSAAIGNYAYIANAQRVEEMEAVARFIQETDTARESA
- a CDS encoding transporter substrate-binding domain-containing protein yields the protein MKQITVAILLLLCSTCAFADESGVLVVGVKPAPPFVEIDAQGRIEGFSVDLIAGLAGHLDPPRRVRFHTDPDIPSHLASLREGKADLGIAATTITADREQWLETSVPFYKADLAILVAVQESRMSIMMDFFTSKDFCLFLFSIFCFVFLTGNLIWFAEREDNFSKNYIRGVIQGMLWVVVTVTTVGYKDLYPKSAVGRLLAVLVMVLGIALFAISVAYLTSTLTVQQLRYAIAGPEDLYKHTVAVVEKTNTVTVLKRMGLGWKHQKPVKDLNQALEMLKSGQVQAVIHDRPMLQYLIRNEERGKFVILDQGFAPVYYGIFFPENSPLRKPFNLALLRAMEGGQDSYYYKLRRKWFGR